One segment of Dehalococcoidia bacterium DNA contains the following:
- a CDS encoding helix-turn-helix transcriptional regulator encodes MRFDRELLKGNTATVVLAILDEGPLHGYQIAKEMRSRSGDALELGQGVLYPILHRMEDRGLIDGEWEQSTGTPSRKRYVITARGRAELKAKRSEWDAFSRAMSLVLEPDRTSKSG; translated from the coding sequence ATGCGCTTTGACCGGGAACTGCTCAAGGGCAATACCGCCACCGTCGTCCTCGCGATTCTGGATGAGGGGCCGCTGCACGGCTACCAGATCGCGAAGGAGATGCGGAGTCGCAGCGGCGACGCGCTGGAGCTGGGCCAGGGCGTGCTCTACCCGATCCTGCATCGGATGGAGGATCGCGGTCTGATCGACGGCGAGTGGGAGCAGTCGACGGGTACGCCGAGCCGCAAGCGCTACGTGATCACAGCCAGGGGTCGTGCCGAGCTCAAGGCAAAGCGCAGCGAGTGGGACGCCTTCTCGCGCGCGATGTCGCTCGTGCTTGAACCAGATCGAACGTCAAAGAGCGGATGA
- a CDS encoding AAA family ATPase, producing EMFVGVGASRVRDLFDQAKRNAPCIVFVDEIDAVGRQRGAGLGGSHDEREQTLNQILVEMDGFDTNTNVIVVAATNRPDILDPALLRPGRFDRQVILDRPDSRGRQMILDVHAKGKPFEKDVDLHVLAKQTPGFSGADLANLVNEAAILAARRNKKKITMGEFNEAVDRVIAGPERKSRVITPREKEIIAYHEGGHALVGHLLEHADPPYKVSIVSRGMAGGFTRYLPEEDRHLMSRSNFKDVLASSLGGLVAEELILKGESTTGPSDDLNKATTIARNMVTQWGMSERLGPRTFGNKQELVFLGREIGEQRNYSEKVAEEIDEEVRRLIDHAYQTARTLLVENRERLDRLVKILLEVETIEGDDLKRVLDGLDSDEPAAPDAPAMPAEEPEEKAEPETSPGPQPKLGPPGLAWGSQSNIKLDADGD from the coding sequence GAGATGTTCGTCGGCGTCGGCGCCAGCCGCGTGCGCGACCTCTTCGACCAGGCCAAGCGCAACGCGCCATGCATCGTCTTCGTCGACGAAATCGATGCCGTTGGCCGCCAGCGTGGCGCCGGTCTTGGCGGCTCTCACGATGAGCGCGAGCAGACGCTGAACCAGATCCTCGTCGAAATGGACGGCTTCGACACCAACACCAACGTGATCGTCGTCGCGGCGACGAACCGTCCCGACATCCTCGACCCGGCGCTGCTGCGCCCCGGCCGTTTCGACCGGCAGGTCATTCTCGATCGCCCCGACAGCCGCGGACGGCAGATGATCCTGGACGTTCATGCGAAGGGTAAGCCGTTCGAGAAGGACGTCGATCTGCACGTGCTGGCGAAGCAGACGCCCGGATTCTCCGGCGCCGACCTCGCGAATCTCGTCAACGAGGCGGCCATTCTGGCAGCGCGCCGGAACAAAAAGAAGATCACGATGGGCGAGTTCAACGAGGCCGTCGACCGCGTGATCGCCGGTCCGGAGCGCAAGAGCCGCGTCATCACGCCGCGCGAGAAGGAGATCATCGCGTACCACGAGGGCGGGCACGCGCTCGTGGGTCACCTCCTCGAGCACGCGGATCCGCCCTACAAGGTAAGCATTGTCTCGCGCGGGATGGCAGGCGGTTTCACACGCTATCTGCCAGAAGAAGACCGTCACCTCATGTCGCGTTCGAACTTCAAGGACGTGCTCGCGTCCAGCCTCGGCGGGCTCGTGGCAGAGGAGTTGATCCTCAAAGGCGAGTCGACGACAGGCCCCTCCGACGACCTGAACAAGGCGACGACGATTGCCCGGAACATGGTCACGCAGTGGGGCATGAGCGAGCGCCTGGGGCCGCGAACGTTCGGCAACAAGCAGGAGTTGGTGTTCCTCGGCCGTGAGATTGGCGAGCAACGCAACTACAGCGAAAAGGTGGCCGAAGAGATCGACGAGGAGGTGCGCCGCCTCATCGATCACGCATATCAGACAGCACGCACACTGCTCGTCGAGAACCGCGAGCGGCTCGACCGGCTGGTGAAGATCTTGCTGGAGGTCGAGACGATCGAGGGCGACGACCTCAAGCGCGTGCTGGACGGTCTCGACAGCGACGAGCCGGCGGCGCCTGACGCGCCGGCCATGCCGGCCGAAGAGCCCGAAGAGAAGGCGGAGCCCGAGACATCGCCGGGACCGCAACCCAAGCTCGGTCCGCCGGGGCTCGCGTGGGGCAGTCAGTCCAACATCAAGCTCGACGCGGACGGCGACTAA
- the rpmA gene encoding 50S ribosomal protein L27 produces the protein MAHKKGVGSSRNGRDSNSKRLGVKRSDGMIVRPGTIILRQRGTRFHAGVNVGVGRDHTLYALEDGLVKFEPYAKGRRKQVSIYPATSDAS, from the coding sequence ATGGCACATAAAAAAGGCGTCGGCAGTTCGCGGAACGGGCGCGACAGCAACTCGAAACGCCTGGGCGTCAAGCGCTCTGACGGCATGATCGTGCGTCCCGGGACGATCATTTTGCGGCAGCGCGGCACGCGGTTTCACGCCGGCGTGAACGTCGGGGTCGGCCGCGACCACACGCTCTACGCCCTCGAGGACGGACTCGTGAAGTTCGAGCCGTACGCGAAGGGCCGCCGCAAGCAGGTCAGCATTTACCCGGCGACATCGGATGCAAGCTAG
- a CDS encoding ubiquinol-cytochrome c reductase iron-sulfur subunit: MPDIITADAKITPAVSVPPAADVASGRLSRRRALIATFWAGIGTLVVAGVGSVLNSLYPRNVTGFGGPISVLASRIPGPGDAPRSFAEGRFVLVNLESGEGAMPGDEARSPGGLVALYKKCPHLGCTIPWKSDARYKDLRGVFLCPCHGSTYTRAGVRVFGPAPRSMDTMAIEVSDSGDIIVQTGSITEGGTDNPARAVPYRSTAQT; the protein is encoded by the coding sequence ATGCCCGACATCATCACCGCCGACGCGAAGATCACCCCTGCCGTCTCGGTCCCGCCCGCCGCCGACGTCGCCTCGGGACGCCTGAGCCGACGCCGCGCACTGATCGCCACGTTCTGGGCGGGGATCGGCACGCTCGTTGTGGCAGGCGTCGGCTCAGTGCTCAACTCGCTGTACCCGCGGAACGTCACCGGATTCGGCGGGCCGATCAGCGTGCTGGCGAGCCGGATTCCCGGACCCGGCGACGCGCCGCGATCCTTTGCGGAAGGCCGGTTCGTGCTCGTGAACCTCGAGTCCGGAGAAGGCGCCATGCCCGGCGATGAGGCGCGGTCGCCCGGCGGACTCGTCGCGCTCTACAAGAAGTGCCCGCACCTCGGTTGCACGATCCCGTGGAAGAGCGATGCCCGCTACAAGGACCTGCGAGGCGTCTTTCTCTGCCCATGCCATGGCTCGACCTACACCCGGGCCGGCGTACGCGTCTTCGGCCCCGCACCTCGTTCCATGGATACGATGGCGATCGAGGTGAGTGATAGCGGTGACATCATCGTGCAGACGGGAAGCATCACCGAGGGCGGCACCGACAATCCGGCGCGCGCCGTGCCGTATCGATCGACGGCCCAAACATGA
- the hisI gene encoding phosphoribosyl-AMP cyclohydrolase: protein MLNYNDQGLIPAIIQDDDTDAVLMLGYMNADTLRTSKEIGQVVFWSRSRNEVWHKGATSGDYLEVRSIKADCENNSLLVRVKMLGNAVCHTGAKSCFFNEVEGSATA from the coding sequence TTGCTTAACTACAACGACCAGGGCCTGATTCCGGCCATCATCCAGGACGACGACACGGACGCCGTGCTCATGCTTGGCTACATGAACGCCGACACCCTGCGAACGTCGAAGGAGATCGGCCAGGTGGTGTTCTGGAGCCGTAGCCGCAACGAGGTGTGGCACAAGGGCGCGACGAGCGGCGATTACCTCGAGGTCCGCTCAATCAAGGCGGACTGCGAGAACAATTCGCTCCTGGTTCGCGTCAAAATGCTCGGTAACGCCGTCTGTCACACCGGCGCGAAGTCCTGCTTCTTCAACGAGGTCGAAGGATCGGCGACCGCCTAG
- the hisF gene encoding imidazole glycerol phosphate synthase subunit HisF translates to MLTKRVIPCFDVADGRVVKGISFVELRDAGDPVELAKIYDEQGADELVFLDITASSDDRTTVYDMVERTAGEVFIPFTVGGGVRSDQDVRVLLELGADKVSLNSAAVADPKLVGKSADRFGSQCIVVAIDAKAMGEGRWEVYTHGGRRATGLDAVAWAKSVVELGAGEILLTSMDTDGHKSGYDIALTRTIGEAVDVPVIASGGAGHPQHFVDVIVHGRADAVLAASIFHFGEYSIGETKRYMQAHGLPVRL, encoded by the coding sequence ATGTTGACCAAGCGCGTGATCCCGTGTTTCGACGTTGCCGATGGACGCGTCGTCAAGGGCATTTCGTTCGTCGAACTGCGCGATGCTGGGGATCCGGTCGAGCTGGCGAAGATCTACGACGAGCAGGGGGCCGACGAACTCGTCTTCCTCGACATAACGGCGTCCAGCGACGATCGTACCACGGTGTATGACATGGTCGAGCGCACCGCCGGTGAGGTATTCATCCCGTTCACGGTCGGCGGCGGCGTCCGCAGCGATCAGGACGTGCGCGTCCTGCTCGAGCTTGGCGCCGACAAGGTGTCGCTGAACAGCGCCGCCGTCGCGGATCCGAAGCTCGTCGGCAAGAGCGCGGATCGTTTCGGCTCGCAGTGCATCGTGGTGGCGATCGACGCAAAGGCGATGGGGGAGGGGCGCTGGGAGGTGTACACGCACGGTGGCCGGCGGGCAACAGGCCTCGACGCCGTCGCATGGGCGAAGAGCGTGGTCGAATTGGGCGCCGGCGAGATCCTGCTGACGAGCATGGACACCGACGGTCACAAGAGTGGCTACGACATCGCGCTGACGCGGACGATAGGGGAGGCTGTCGATGTGCCGGTGATCGCCAGTGGCGGCGCTGGCCACCCGCAACACTTCGTCGACGTCATTGTCCACGGCCGCGCGGACGCGGTGCTGGCCGCGAGCATTTTCCATTTCGGCGAGTATTCCATTGGCGAGACGAAGCGCTACATGCAGGCGCATGGCCTGCCGGTGCGGCTGTAG
- a CDS encoding DUF1385 domain-containing protein — translation MAGVRRPGTRFGGQAVIEGVMMRAPTHMAVAVRAPDGRIVTMSRRFERAATGRVRDIPLLRGIVTLYETLTLGVHALTWSSLVAAGKEDERINDAQVASTVAFMVTMVTAVFFIAPVLLTAWTSGILGSEYAEVLFEGVLRVVMLLAYIALLGRSPQIARVFAYHAAEHRTIHAYEHDLPLTIENVRRFPNAHARCGTAFLLTVVVLAMILFLFLGAPPLWLRLLSRIALVPVVAALAYEVLRLGQRFERTPVLGLIYRPNLWLQSFTTRDPDDAQIEVAIQALDVAIANEVQPEAAEQPLT, via the coding sequence ATGGCAGGAGTCAGGCGCCCCGGGACGCGCTTCGGCGGGCAGGCGGTCATCGAAGGCGTCATGATGCGCGCGCCGACGCACATGGCCGTCGCCGTCCGCGCGCCGGACGGTCGCATCGTAACGATGTCGCGGCGATTCGAGCGGGCGGCGACTGGCCGCGTCCGCGACATACCGTTGCTGCGAGGCATCGTCACGCTGTACGAGACGTTGACCCTCGGCGTTCACGCGCTCACCTGGTCCTCGCTCGTCGCCGCCGGCAAGGAAGACGAGCGCATCAACGATGCCCAGGTGGCGTCCACCGTCGCGTTCATGGTCACCATGGTCACCGCCGTTTTCTTCATTGCGCCCGTGCTGTTGACCGCCTGGACCAGCGGGATCCTGGGGAGTGAGTACGCAGAAGTGCTGTTCGAGGGCGTCCTGCGCGTCGTCATGCTGCTCGCGTACATCGCGTTGCTCGGCCGCTCACCGCAGATTGCCCGTGTGTTCGCCTATCACGCTGCGGAACACCGGACGATCCACGCGTACGAGCACGACCTGCCGCTCACGATCGAGAACGTACGCCGGTTTCCGAACGCACACGCACGTTGCGGCACGGCGTTCCTGCTCACCGTCGTAGTGCTCGCGATGATCCTGTTTCTGTTCCTGGGCGCCCCGCCGTTGTGGCTGCGGCTGCTCTCACGTATCGCGCTGGTGCCCGTCGTCGCCGCGCTGGCGTATGAAGTGCTGCGGCTCGGCCAGCGGTTCGAGCGCACGCCGGTGCTCGGGCTGATTTATCGCCCGAACCTGTGGCTGCAATCATTTACGACGCGCGACCCGGACGACGCGCAAATCGAAGTAGCGATTCAGGCGCTCGACGTCGCGATCGCAAACGAGGTGCAGCCGGAGGCCGCGGAACAGCCGTTGACCTAG
- a CDS encoding permease prefix domain 1-containing protein, giving the protein MNPIDGYLNEVSWAMGGSFAEQQAARDELRGHIRDQVRELQLDGVDGDAAIGQAVRDLGDATLLGRSLRSSRGKAPLRRPVTRPAGALILERRSAHHLPARMLLALAAMAVMTVAVSIVYVWP; this is encoded by the coding sequence ATGAACCCCATCGACGGCTATCTCAACGAAGTTTCGTGGGCAATGGGCGGCTCGTTCGCGGAGCAGCAGGCCGCACGCGACGAACTGCGCGGCCACATACGCGACCAGGTGCGCGAGCTGCAACTTGACGGCGTCGACGGAGATGCCGCGATCGGGCAAGCGGTTCGCGATCTCGGCGACGCGACCCTGCTCGGCCGCTCCCTGCGCTCGTCTCGGGGCAAGGCGCCGCTTCGGCGGCCGGTCACGCGGCCGGCCGGCGCATTGATCCTCGAACGGCGCAGCGCCCATCACCTGCCCGCCCGCATGCTCCTCGCGCTCGCCGCCATGGCGGTCATGACTGTCGCCGTGTCGATCGTCTACGTCTGGCCCTAG
- a CDS encoding aldolase, which translates to MTTLLTKVDVPADVPSEHADLYEQNIQTITKGTGRLMLFAGDQKVEHLNDDFYGALSSGEPIHMDDADPEHLFRIASEGVIGCFATQFGLIARYGRDYPTLPYLVKLNSKSHLIKTKQRDPQSLAWVSVDDALTLRDAGLNVVGVGYTVYLGSEYEHDQMREAAQACMHAHRRGMVAVLWIYPRGEAVPEEQDPHLIAGATGLGATLGADFVKVNYPKPKEGAAAEAFKEAVKAAGRTRVITAGGSSTDVRKFLQTLHDQIFIAGAAGSATGRNIHQKSLKEAVRMTNAIAAVTYGGLSVDEAMDVYEGKKQFSL; encoded by the coding sequence ATGACGACGCTCTTGACCAAGGTCGATGTCCCGGCGGACGTCCCGTCGGAGCACGCGGACCTGTATGAGCAGAACATCCAGACCATCACGAAGGGCACCGGCAGGCTGATGCTGTTTGCCGGCGACCAAAAAGTCGAGCACCTCAACGACGACTTCTACGGCGCGCTCAGCAGCGGTGAGCCGATCCACATGGACGATGCCGATCCGGAGCACTTGTTCCGCATCGCTTCTGAAGGCGTGATCGGTTGCTTCGCCACGCAGTTCGGGCTGATCGCGCGCTACGGGCGCGACTATCCCACGCTGCCGTACCTGGTCAAGCTCAACTCCAAGTCGCATTTGATCAAGACGAAGCAGCGCGATCCGCAGAGCCTGGCGTGGGTCAGCGTGGACGATGCACTCACGCTCCGCGATGCCGGCCTCAATGTCGTCGGCGTTGGCTACACCGTGTATCTCGGCAGTGAGTACGAGCACGATCAGATGCGCGAAGCCGCGCAGGCGTGCATGCACGCGCACCGCCGCGGCATGGTCGCCGTCCTCTGGATCTACCCGCGCGGCGAAGCCGTGCCCGAGGAGCAAGATCCGCACCTGATCGCCGGCGCGACGGGGCTCGGGGCGACGCTGGGTGCCGATTTCGTGAAGGTGAACTATCCCAAGCCCAAGGAGGGCGCCGCCGCCGAGGCGTTCAAGGAAGCCGTGAAGGCGGCCGGGCGCACCCGCGTGATCACGGCCGGCGGTTCCAGTACCGACGTGCGTAAGTTCCTGCAGACGCTGCACGATCAGATTTTCATCGCCGGAGCGGCAGGCAGTGCGACCGGGCGTAACATTCACCAGAAGTCGCTGAAGGAAGCCGTGCGAATGACGAACGCGATCGCGGCCGTCACCTACGGCGGCCTCAGTGTCGATGAGGCGATGGACGTCTACGAGGGCAAGAAGCAGTTCTCGCTGTAA
- a CDS encoding archaellin/type IV pilin N-terminal domain-containing protein yields the protein MRFIEATARRLSSVRSAWKRFQEEHGVTGLETAIILIAFVVVAAVFAFVVLSTGLFSSERGKEAVYAGLAKTRSTMTLSSGLVANANAGLTQIDTIEFDLTLAAGGDTVNLDPTAVSNSTVITYFDSDNLVPDVNFTAAALRGDADTLLEPGELIRITIDLAAEGLVVGPNASFSLEVKPPTGSYLVIQRTAPPAFQLVNQLN from the coding sequence GTGCGATTCATCGAAGCGACGGCGCGTCGCCTGAGCAGCGTGCGCAGCGCCTGGAAGCGATTCCAGGAGGAACACGGCGTCACCGGCCTCGAAACGGCGATCATCCTCATCGCGTTCGTCGTCGTCGCCGCCGTGTTTGCGTTCGTCGTGCTCAGCACGGGGCTTTTCAGCTCGGAGCGCGGCAAGGAGGCGGTGTACGCCGGCCTGGCGAAAACGCGCAGCACCATGACGCTCTCCAGCGGTCTCGTCGCGAACGCGAACGCGGGGCTGACGCAGATTGACACGATCGAGTTCGACCTCACGCTTGCCGCGGGCGGCGACACCGTGAATCTCGATCCCACCGCGGTAAGCAACAGCACCGTGATCACATACTTCGACTCGGACAACCTTGTCCCCGACGTGAATTTCACCGCCGCCGCGCTTCGTGGCGACGCCGATACGCTGCTGGAACCCGGCGAACTTATACGCATCACGATCGACCTTGCGGCCGAGGGGTTGGTAGTCGGGCCCAATGCTTCGTTCTCGCTGGAGGTGAAGCCGCCGACGGGCTCCTATCTGGTTATTCAACGCACGGCCCCGCCGGCGTTCCAGCTCGTCAACCAGCTCAACTGA
- a CDS encoding class I SAM-dependent methyltransferase encodes MSRLRWQKQALRERFYPADFRGMYDRFSDVVHDHVRKGDVMLDAGCGSGRVFQYAFADACRPKLIVGVDLTSEPRGNRNVDAAARADLARLPFRDATFDIAVSSHVAEHLTRPDAVFSELARVLKPGGRLLVLTPNRWHYVTMSAALLPHRFHLRFNRSRGVDVDDIFPTVYRANTAGRLRGLYERSGLEIEHLFQFETEPEYLAFSTPTYALGVGFERLVNRFDALKHLRVNLLAVGRRR; translated from the coding sequence ATGTCACGTCTTCGCTGGCAGAAACAAGCCCTGCGCGAGCGCTTCTATCCGGCTGACTTTCGCGGCATGTATGACCGCTTTTCCGACGTGGTGCACGATCACGTCCGCAAGGGCGACGTGATGCTCGACGCCGGCTGCGGCAGTGGACGCGTATTTCAGTACGCGTTCGCGGATGCCTGTCGCCCGAAGCTCATCGTGGGCGTCGACCTCACCTCCGAACCGCGGGGAAACCGCAACGTCGATGCGGCCGCGCGCGCTGACCTCGCGCGGCTCCCGTTTCGCGACGCGACGTTCGATATCGCCGTCTCGAGTCATGTGGCCGAGCACCTGACCCGGCCCGACGCAGTGTTCAGCGAGCTGGCTCGCGTCCTTAAGCCTGGGGGCCGCCTGCTCGTCCTCACGCCGAACCGGTGGCATTACGTGACGATGAGCGCGGCGCTGCTGCCGCATAGGTTCCATCTTCGCTTCAACCGATCGCGCGGGGTCGACGTCGACGATATCTTCCCGACGGTCTACCGCGCCAACACCGCCGGACGGCTGCGTGGGCTGTATGAGCGTTCTGGATTGGAGATCGAGCATCTCTTCCAGTTCGAGACGGAACCGGAGTACCTGGCATTCAGCACGCCGACCTACGCCCTGGGCGTCGGCTTTGAGCGACTCGTCAACCGCTTCGACGCCCTGAAACACCTGCGCGTCAACCTGCTGGCCGTCGGGCGCAGGCGATAG
- a CDS encoding amidohydrolase — MHDLYIRNARIPVGDGAYADAALIRDGRFAFVGAEIDANVAADTQTFDARGRLLLPGFVDGHAHLLGTGFAMRNVDLKETSSAEEAAQRVAARASLGKPGAWIRGAGWDQNDWPRARFPHRNVLDRLIPDHPVALNHTSGHCIWVNSAALGAAGVTREHEAPFGGAIDRDEAGELTGILRDTASKLITDAIPSPSAAERDAAMSEAIAHAHALGVTGVHAMNVGRGEYQAVLALRDSERLRLRIRAFMTADRLDEWLERNLATGDGDDMMRIGGVKFFADGALGSMTAWMLEPYEDVPDAGFPLQPVEELEMKVRACLEHGLAPAVHAIGDRANREVLDLYERLRDVAPTLPRRIEHAQLLTRHEIPRFGALGVTASVQPIHATQDMQKVDRSWGARGDGAYAFASLLNAAATLAFGSDTPVETMDPIAGLHAAVTRQRRDGEPSDGWHPEERISLDAAIRAYTAGCAHAVAEEDVSGRIAEGYFADCVVLSDDLLSVDDPARLLDARVDATIVGGEIVYERN; from the coding sequence ATGCACGATCTGTACATCCGCAACGCGCGCATCCCGGTTGGCGACGGAGCGTACGCCGATGCGGCGCTGATCCGCGACGGTCGATTTGCTTTCGTCGGCGCCGAGATCGACGCGAACGTCGCTGCGGACACGCAGACGTTCGACGCGCGCGGCCGCCTGCTCCTGCCGGGGTTCGTGGATGGACACGCGCATCTGCTGGGCACCGGCTTCGCGATGCGAAACGTCGATCTGAAGGAAACGTCGAGCGCTGAAGAGGCGGCGCAACGCGTGGCCGCACGAGCGAGTCTCGGCAAACCCGGTGCGTGGATCCGTGGCGCCGGTTGGGACCAGAACGACTGGCCCCGCGCGCGCTTTCCACATCGAAACGTGCTCGACAGGCTGATACCTGATCACCCGGTCGCGTTGAACCACACGTCTGGACACTGCATATGGGTGAATAGCGCCGCACTGGGCGCTGCGGGCGTGACGCGCGAGCACGAAGCGCCGTTCGGCGGCGCCATCGATCGCGACGAAGCCGGGGAGCTTACTGGCATCCTCCGCGACACCGCGTCCAAGCTGATCACTGATGCAATACCGTCGCCGTCAGCAGCGGAGCGCGACGCCGCGATGTCCGAAGCGATCGCACACGCACATGCGCTCGGCGTCACGGGCGTCCACGCGATGAACGTGGGCCGCGGCGAATACCAGGCTGTGCTGGCGCTCCGTGACTCAGAGCGGCTGCGACTCCGCATTCGTGCGTTCATGACCGCTGATCGCCTCGACGAGTGGTTGGAGCGCAATCTGGCTACGGGCGACGGTGACGACATGATGCGCATCGGCGGCGTCAAGTTCTTCGCAGATGGCGCACTGGGATCGATGACGGCATGGATGCTGGAACCCTACGAAGACGTACCGGACGCCGGGTTCCCGCTGCAGCCCGTCGAGGAACTCGAGATGAAGGTACGCGCGTGCCTCGAGCACGGGCTGGCACCGGCGGTCCATGCGATCGGTGACCGCGCGAACCGCGAAGTGCTCGACCTGTACGAGCGGCTACGGGATGTCGCACCAACGCTTCCGCGGCGGATCGAACACGCCCAGTTGCTCACGCGCCACGAGATCCCCCGATTCGGCGCGCTGGGGGTGACTGCGTCCGTGCAGCCGATCCATGCGACGCAAGACATGCAAAAGGTGGACAGATCGTGGGGCGCACGTGGCGACGGCGCCTACGCGTTTGCGTCATTACTCAACGCAGCCGCGACGCTGGCCTTCGGATCGGATACGCCCGTTGAGACCATGGATCCGATCGCCGGCCTCCACGCAGCCGTAACGCGACAGCGGCGAGACGGCGAGCCATCAGATGGGTGGCATCCGGAAGAGCGCATCTCGCTCGACGCGGCGATCCGAGCCTATACCGCGGGATGCGCACATGCCGTAGCTGAGGAAGACGTTTCGGGCAGGATCGCGGAGGGTTACTTCGCAGATTGCGTCGTTTTATCCGACGACCTGCTATCGGTCGACGACCCCGCACGCCTTCTCGACGCCCGCGTCGACGCTACGATCGTCGGCGGCGAGATCGTGTACGAACGCAACTAA
- the rpmE gene encoding 50S ribosomal protein L31, with protein sequence MKAKIHPEYTESTVHCACGNRWQTRSTKPDLHVEICSNCHPFFTGQQRIVDTAGRVERFAKRLEKSQAAKAKRSK encoded by the coding sequence ATGAAAGCCAAGATTCACCCCGAATACACGGAATCGACGGTCCACTGCGCATGCGGTAACCGCTGGCAGACGCGCTCGACGAAGCCCGACCTGCACGTCGAGATCTGCAGTAATTGTCATCCGTTCTTCACGGGGCAACAGCGCATCGTCGACACGGCGGGACGCGTCGAGCGTTTTGCGAAGCGTCTCGAGAAGTCCCAGGCGGCGAAGGCGAAGCGCAGCAAGTAA
- the rplU gene encoding 50S ribosomal protein L21, producing the protein MYAVVRTGGKQYRVEEGRAVKVDRLPGEPGDTVELGDVLLMGEGEAITIGAPTVEGARVLGTIAEQGRDAKIVVFRYKSKTRSRKKTGHRQHFTKIVVDDILAAGQQAKPKPVATAPEEEPAAEAPKKRGRRKAVAEQNIEVEERVAGLADPSAEAAETPDAESAEAAPEAAADEAPAENVEAPAEKPKRPRKKTTE; encoded by the coding sequence GTGTACGCCGTCGTACGGACCGGTGGGAAGCAGTACCGCGTCGAAGAAGGCCGCGCCGTGAAGGTGGACCGCCTTCCCGGAGAGCCGGGCGACACCGTGGAACTCGGCGACGTGCTGCTCATGGGCGAGGGTGAGGCGATCACCATCGGCGCGCCGACGGTCGAGGGCGCGCGCGTGCTGGGCACGATCGCCGAGCAGGGACGCGACGCCAAGATCGTGGTCTTCCGCTACAAATCCAAGACGCGCTCCCGCAAGAAGACCGGCCACCGCCAGCACTTCACGAAGATCGTGGTCGATGACATCCTGGCCGCGGGCCAGCAGGCGAAGCCGAAGCCGGTCGCCACGGCGCCTGAAGAGGAACCCGCTGCGGAAGCTCCGAAGAAGCGGGGACGTCGCAAGGCGGTCGCCGAGCAGAACATCGAAGTCGAAGAGCGCGTCGCGGGGCTCGCAGATCCAAGCGCCGAGGCAGCCGAGACTCCCGATGCCGAGTCTGCGGAGGCTGCCCCCGAAGCCGCGGCCGACGAGGCGCCGGCTGAAAACGTCGAGGCGCCGGCGGAAAAGCCAAAGCGTCCACGCAAGAAGACGACGGAGTAA